The nucleotide sequence TAAACCTTGGTCATCGCCATGACGCCGATGTTTTCGGCGTAGGTGGTAACGCCGGTGCCGCCGCCCGAACCGGAAATCATGGTCGCGATGCCGTCACCGAGGAAGCCGCGGCCGATGTAGCGGTCCATGTTCTGGCCGGTGATAGAACCGAGCGCCTTGATATGACCGAGGTTTTCCGCCACCAGCACGATGGCGACCGGCGCGATCAGGGTGATCGCCTGCCAGTTGAATTCCGGCGTGGTGAAATGCGGCAGGCCGAACCATGCCGCATTGCTGACGGCGGTGAAATCGATGCCCGGCACGATGCCGAGGCCGTTGCCGAGGATCAGGACCAGCAGATAACCGAAAAGCAGTGCGAAGAGCACCGACAGGCGCTTGGTGCCGCGCGGACCATAGGCGGCGATCATACCCATGCAGAGAACGGTAAGCAGCGCGATGGTGATATGCGTGCCGCTTCCCTTCAGCTGGCCGACAGCGACCGGGGCGAGGTTGAGGCCGATGGAAACGCCGATGGCGCCGGTGACGACCGGGGGCATAAGCCGCTCCACCCAGCCCGTGCCGATGGCCATGACCACGAGGCCGATAAGCGCATAGAGCGCGCCGCAGGCGATGATGCCGCCAAGCGCGATTGCTATATTGGGATTGGGGCCGGAGCCGCCATAGCCCGTCGCGGCGATGACGACCGCGATGAAGGCGAAGGACGAACCGAGATAGCTCGGCACCCGGCCTGCCGTCAGCACGAAGAACAGAAGCGTGCCGATGCCGGAAAAGAAGACGGCTACATTGGGATCGAAGCCCATCAGCAGGGGCGCGACGATGGTCGAGCCGGACATTGCAAGCAGGTGCTGCACGCCCATCGGAATGGCGGCGGCGGCCGGAAGACGCTCGTCAGGAAGCACGACGGCGTTTGATGTCAAACGCCAACTTGGAAAATAGCCCATGATGTCCCTCTGGAAAATATTATCCGTTTGTTTTTAACGCGCATCTTTTCCGAAAACCGCTTCGCACTTTTCGGGACGCGCTACTGCCTTTATCGACTCATGCCACCGATTTCCAGAGGGGAACAGTCCAAACAATGAGGGAGCTGTTGATGAGCCGTCCTGGAGCGCCGCACGTGCTTATGAACGCACAAACGGCCCTCCAGACTGTAGAATCCACGCATCCTGCTTTCAGGCTGATGTTGCAGCGATTTCATCCGTTTACGGTCACGCGGCCCGCATCGTCCGTCACTTTCCCGACAATGCGGGCGGATGGATAGCCGGCGGCGCGGATGCTGCCGAGGAGCCTTTCGCCTTCCTGCGGCGCGCAGGATACGAGAAGCCCGCCGGACGTCTGCGGGTCGGTCAGCAATTGCTGTTTCCAGAGCGGATAGTCGTCCGGAAGCTGCACGCCATGGCCGTAGCTTGCCCAGTTGCGGGTGGAGGCTCCGGTTACGAAACCGGCCTGCGCCAGATGTTCGGCCTGATTGAGAAAGGGCAGGGCGGAATAGTCCAGCGCAATGCCCGCATTGGAGCCGCGCGCCATTTCCAGCGCATGGCCGAGAATGCCGAAGCCGGTCACATCGGTGACGGCATGAACGGCGTCATCCTTGCCGAGTTCGGCACCGATCCGGTTCAGCAAGGTGACTGACGCCATCATTTCATCATAACCGGCGCTGTCGAGTTCCTGCTTCTTGAAGGCGGCGGAATAGATGCCGACGCCGATTGCCTTGGTCAGGATCAGCGTGTCGCCGACACGCGCGCCGCTGTTCCTGCGCAGGTTCGAAAGCTTGCAGGTGCCGATGACCGCCAACCCATAGATCGGTTCCGGCGCGTC is from Brucella intermedia LMG 3301 and encodes:
- a CDS encoding solute carrier family 23 protein codes for the protein MGYFPSWRLTSNAVVLPDERLPAAAAIPMGVQHLLAMSGSTIVAPLLMGFDPNVAVFFSGIGTLLFFVLTAGRVPSYLGSSFAFIAVVIAATGYGGSGPNPNIAIALGGIIACGALYALIGLVVMAIGTGWVERLMPPVVTGAIGVSIGLNLAPVAVGQLKGSGTHITIALLTVLCMGMIAAYGPRGTKRLSVLFALLFGYLLVLILGNGLGIVPGIDFTAVSNAAWFGLPHFTTPEFNWQAITLIAPVAIVLVAENLGHIKALGSITGQNMDRYIGRGFLGDGIATMISGSGGGTGVTTYAENIGVMAMTKVYSTLIFVIAAVMALILGMSPKFGAILQTIPAPVLAGLAVSVFGLIASAMARIWIVNKVDFADSRNLFTAGVALIFGAGDFTLKIGEFALGGIATSTLAALVFYQLLGIGRSDKPAE
- the selD gene encoding selenide, water dikinase SelD, whose amino-acid sequence is MDIASPIRLSTLAHGGGCGCKLAPAVLQDLLSDQPVMQPFSQLLVGTETGDDAAVWQLDDENCVIATTDFFMPMVDDPFDFGRIAATNAISDVYAMGGTPIMALAILGMPVNKMPAEMIREILKGGSSICAEAGIPVAGGHSIDAPEPIYGLAVIGTCKLSNLRRNSGARVGDTLILTKAIGVGIYSAAFKKQELDSAGYDEMMASVTLLNRIGAELGKDDAVHAVTDVTGFGILGHALEMARGSNAGIALDYSALPFLNQAEHLAQAGFVTGASTRNWASYGHGVQLPDDYPLWKQQLLTDPQTSGGLLVSCAPQEGERLLGSIRAAGYPSARIVGKVTDDAGRVTVNG